The stretch of DNA CGGATGGGAAAAGGCCCAGTTCATGAGAGCAGGAACAGCTTCGCTGGCAAACCCATGGCTCTGCCACTGCGGCAGTGTCGCATAACCGATTTCAACGCCACCATGAGCATCGGGCGGTTCCATAAAGCCGCAGCTGATAACCAGAATATCCAGATAGGGTCTCTGAAAAAGGCCATGCCATAAATACCATCCGACTTTTTCAGGGTGGAGATGAATCTGTTTAAGGAACCAGGGTTGTAAGGGAATAAGACTTGCGGGAGGCCAGCCTTCGGGAATTTCCGCATTTAATAAGCGGGAAAGCTGGGCAGATGAGGTTTTTTCCGCTTTCATCAATT from Desulfobotulus pelophilus encodes:
- a CDS encoding GNAT family N-acetyltransferase gives rise to the protein MNLSSLLSIHTPRMRLVALTPELMKAEKTSSAQLSRLLNAEIPEGWPPASLIPLQPWFLKQIHLHPEKVGWYLWHGLFQRPYLDILVISCGFMEPPDAHGGVEIGYATLPQWQSHGFASEAVPALMNWAFSHPDVSHIRARTARGNLASAHILEKCGFEQTFSDPMKPAIDRYICYRHLPIRQA